A window of the Deinococcus aerius genome harbors these coding sequences:
- a CDS encoding LptA/OstA family protein produces MNSPRRLALIAALAATTVLAQTTSEKRIINIQGAPRGDLRNGPLTFSGSPVKATVSTLQIQASQATLAAPAGTPLTNAKGRRTANFNGNVQVTRGGLTAKGGQLAYSEATGRGVLSASPSATFVPRDKDNDPVNISATEMSLDVDNNISTSTGNVVMKSGNQSGRADRLIFDEDKELAQLTGSPSLTRAAKGNQKELVMTGQEVRALTGNKTLYVRGNVKLVQGTLTTTGNAVYYDDKKNVAYVIGNAVSVDSKTKVTVRAPASGALEQRTDLARVRALNTPFKIPTEQFDVLGEK; encoded by the coding sequence ATGAATAGCCCCAGAAGACTCGCCCTGATCGCGGCCCTGGCCGCCACGACTGTTCTCGCGCAGACAACTTCCGAGAAGCGCATCATCAATATCCAGGGGGCGCCGCGCGGCGACCTGCGGAATGGGCCGCTCACCTTCTCGGGCAGCCCGGTCAAGGCGACGGTCAGCACCCTCCAGATTCAGGCCTCGCAGGCCACGCTCGCCGCGCCCGCCGGAACACCGCTCACGAACGCCAAGGGCAGACGCACGGCGAATTTCAACGGGAACGTGCAGGTGACGCGCGGCGGCCTGACGGCCAAGGGCGGGCAGCTCGCCTACAGCGAGGCCACCGGGCGGGGCGTACTGAGCGCGAGCCCCAGCGCGACCTTTGTGCCCCGCGACAAGGACAACGATCCCGTCAACATCAGCGCGACCGAAATGAGCCTGGACGTGGACAACAACATCTCTACCAGCACCGGGAACGTCGTGATGAAGAGCGGCAACCAGAGCGGGCGGGCCGACCGGCTGATCTTCGACGAGGACAAGGAACTCGCGCAGCTCACGGGCTCGCCCAGCCTGACCCGCGCCGCGAAGGGCAACCAGAAGGAACTCGTGATGACCGGGCAGGAGGTGCGGGCGCTGACGGGCAACAAGACGCTGTACGTGCGCGGCAACGTCAAACTCGTGCAGGGCACCCTCACGACGACCGGGAACGCGGTGTACTACGACGACAAGAAGAACGTCGCGTACGTGATCGGCAACGCGGTCAGCGTGGACAGCAAGACGAAGGTGACGGTCCGCGCCCCTGCCAGCGGCGCCCTGGAGCAGCGCACCGACCTCGCCCGCGTGCGCGCCCTGAACACGCCCTTCAAGATCCCCACCGAGCAGTTCGACGTGCTCGGCGAGAAGTAA
- a CDS encoding TatD family hydrolase — translation MIDTHCHLDFLDDPASARGELGLTGMVCIGASPEHARNAVALAERFGDVWATVGLHPTDTDQDSPDVRTDLEALALHPRVVGIGESGLDDYWDDTKREAQLAAFEWQLDLARRVGKPLVIHVRDKPGQDSAQRGVMDVLSAWPDVQVILHCFSGHPGLLAFGMERGAYFGFAGNTTYKNAREIQEAARTVPLDRLLVETDAPFLAPVPKRGKPNRPGYVRHTLEFIAGLRGLDAAELEQATDANARRVYRLPG, via the coding sequence ATGATCGATACCCACTGCCACCTCGACTTCCTCGACGACCCGGCCTCGGCGCGGGGGGAACTCGGCCTGACGGGGATGGTCTGCATCGGCGCCAGTCCCGAGCACGCGCGCAACGCCGTGGCCCTCGCCGAGCGCTTCGGGGACGTGTGGGCGACCGTCGGCCTGCATCCCACCGATACGGACCAGGACAGCCCGGACGTGCGGACGGACCTGGAAGCCCTGGCCCTCCACCCCCGGGTGGTCGGCATAGGCGAGAGCGGGCTGGACGACTACTGGGACGACACGAAGAGGGAGGCGCAGCTCGCGGCGTTCGAGTGGCAGCTCGACCTCGCCCGGCGGGTGGGCAAGCCGCTCGTCATCCACGTGCGCGACAAGCCGGGGCAGGACTCGGCCCAGCGGGGCGTGATGGACGTGCTGTCCGCATGGCCGGATGTCCAGGTCATCCTCCACTGTTTCAGCGGGCATCCGGGCCTGCTCGCCTTCGGGATGGAGCGCGGCGCGTACTTCGGCTTCGCGGGCAATACGACCTACAAGAACGCGCGGGAGATTCAGGAGGCGGCGCGAACCGTCCCGCTCGACCGCCTGCTGGTGGAGACGGACGCGCCCTTCCTCGCCCCCGTGCCGAAGCGCGGCAAGCCCAACCGTCCCGGCTACGTGCGGCATACGCTGGAGTTCATCGCGGGGCTGCGCGGGCTGGATGCGGCCGAGCTGGAGCAGGCGACGGACGCGAACGCCCGGCGGGTGTACCGGCTGCCGGGGTGA
- a CDS encoding CaiB/BaiF CoA transferase family protein yields the protein MTQPPLPSDLPLSGVRVIDFTRVLTGPYCTMLLGDLGADVIKIEPPGGDDTRAWGPPYQRAGEARESTYFLSVNRNKRSVVLDLKEERDLRAARALISGADVLVENYRPGTLGRLGLGWEALHAEFPRLVYAAISGFGQEGPYRDRAGYDVIAQGMGGLMSYNGEEGRPPVRVGVAVADVFAGSLTTQAILAALFQRERTGVGRRVDVNLLEGIISLGTSQISRYLNGGQIPGPQGNDHPSIVPYGTFPCADGMVNVAAGNDSLWRRFCEALEFDSLGSNPQYATNEGRVHAREALNAEMYPALGRYTRAEIMRRLDAAGVPCGPVNNVREVFEDPHVRDQGIAVTVPHAALGETTVTAPPWSMDGQRPAVRRAPPTLGQHTDEVLAELGLTPKETL from the coding sequence ATGACCCAGCCCCCCCTTCCCTCCGACCTTCCGCTTTCCGGCGTCCGCGTCATCGACTTCACCCGTGTGCTCACTGGCCCCTACTGCACGATGCTCCTCGGCGACCTGGGCGCCGACGTGATCAAGATCGAACCCCCGGGCGGGGACGACACCCGCGCCTGGGGGCCGCCGTACCAGCGGGCGGGGGAGGCGCGCGAGTCCACCTACTTCCTCAGCGTGAACCGCAACAAGCGCAGCGTGGTGCTGGACCTCAAGGAGGAACGGGACCTGCGGGCCGCGCGGGCGCTGATCTCCGGGGCGGACGTGCTCGTCGAGAACTACCGCCCCGGCACGCTGGGCCGCCTGGGTCTGGGCTGGGAGGCGCTGCACGCCGAGTTTCCCCGGCTGGTCTACGCGGCGATCAGCGGCTTCGGCCAGGAGGGGCCGTACCGCGACCGCGCCGGGTACGACGTGATCGCGCAGGGGATGGGCGGCCTGATGAGCTACAACGGCGAGGAGGGCCGCCCGCCCGTGCGGGTCGGCGTGGCCGTGGCGGACGTGTTCGCCGGGTCGCTGACCACCCAGGCGATCCTGGCGGCCCTCTTCCAACGGGAGCGGACCGGGGTGGGGCGCCGGGTGGACGTGAACCTCCTGGAGGGCATCATCTCGCTGGGCACGAGCCAGATCAGCCGCTACCTGAACGGGGGGCAGATTCCCGGGCCCCAGGGCAACGACCACCCCTCCATCGTGCCGTACGGGACCTTTCCCTGCGCGGACGGGATGGTGAACGTGGCGGCGGGGAACGACAGCCTGTGGCGCCGCTTCTGCGAGGCGCTGGAATTCGACTCGCTGGGCAGCAATCCCCAGTACGCGACGAACGAGGGCCGGGTCCACGCGCGCGAGGCCCTGAACGCGGAGATGTATCCGGCGCTGGGGCGCTACACCCGTGCCGAGATCATGCGGCGGCTGGACGCGGCGGGCGTCCCCTGCGGCCCCGTCAACAACGTGCGCGAGGTGTTCGAGGACCCCCACGTGAGGGATCAGGGGATCGCCGTCACCGTTCCCCACGCGGCTCTGGGCGAGACGACCGTGACCGCGCCACCCTGGAGCATGGACGGCCAGCGTCCAGCAGTGCGCCGCGCCCCGCCTACCCTGGGCCAGCACACGGACGAGGTGCTGGCGGAACTCGGCCTGACCCCCAAGGAGACCCTATGA
- a CDS encoding acyl-CoA dehydrogenase family protein — MIDEFAVFDLLTPDERLIRESVRSFCDAELLPHIADWWDSGELPVRDVMRQFGGMGLLGPTTPEEYGGAGTSYSAYGAMMYELERVDSGLRSAASVQGSLVMFPIYSYGSEEQKWKYLPGLASGELIGCFGLTEPDGGSDPGAMRTRARRDGNEYVLNGNKMWITNSPVADFAVVWAKDEEGVVRGFIVPTDAPGFSAPKITRKMSLRASVTGEIVLEDCRIPAANLLPGSGGLKSPLSCLTSARFGIAWGAMGALEAMLRAALDYTGSRTTFGKPIAGRQLVQDKLVRMATDHSTGLLLAWRLGQLKDAGRMNYAQVSYAKRNNVRVALNGARLAREMLGGNGITTEYPVIRHMLNLETVDTYEGTHDIHTLIVGRHLTGVGALE, encoded by the coding sequence ATGATCGACGAATTCGCCGTGTTCGACCTGCTGACCCCCGACGAGCGCCTCATCCGCGAGAGTGTGCGCTCGTTCTGTGACGCCGAACTCCTGCCCCACATCGCCGACTGGTGGGACAGCGGCGAGCTGCCTGTGAGGGACGTGATGCGCCAGTTCGGGGGGATGGGTTTGCTGGGCCCCACGACGCCGGAGGAATACGGCGGCGCGGGCACCTCCTACAGCGCGTACGGCGCGATGATGTACGAGCTGGAACGGGTGGACAGCGGCCTGCGGAGTGCCGCCAGCGTGCAGGGCAGCCTCGTCATGTTCCCGATCTACAGCTACGGGAGCGAGGAGCAGAAATGGAAGTACCTCCCCGGCCTCGCCTCCGGCGAACTGATCGGCTGCTTCGGCCTCACCGAGCCCGACGGCGGCTCCGACCCGGGGGCAATGCGGACCCGCGCCCGGCGTGACGGCAACGAGTACGTGCTCAACGGCAACAAGATGTGGATCACCAACTCCCCGGTCGCCGACTTCGCCGTGGTGTGGGCCAAGGACGAGGAGGGCGTGGTGCGCGGCTTTATCGTGCCGACCGACGCGCCCGGCTTCTCCGCCCCCAAGATCACCCGCAAGATGAGCCTGCGCGCCTCGGTGACCGGGGAGATCGTGCTGGAGGACTGCCGGATTCCGGCCGCGAACCTGCTGCCGGGCTCGGGGGGCCTCAAGTCCCCCCTCTCCTGCCTGACCTCGGCCCGCTTCGGGATCGCCTGGGGGGCGATGGGGGCGCTGGAGGCGATGCTGCGGGCGGCGCTCGACTACACCGGGAGCCGCACGACCTTCGGCAAGCCCATCGCGGGTCGGCAACTCGTGCAGGACAAGCTGGTCAGGATGGCGACCGACCATTCGACGGGGCTGCTGCTCGCGTGGCGGCTGGGGCAGTTGAAAGACGCGGGCCGGATGAACTACGCGCAGGTCAGCTACGCCAAGCGCAACAACGTGCGGGTGGCGCTGAACGGCGCCCGCCTCGCCCGGGAGATGCTGGGCGGCAACGGCATCACCACCGAGTACCCGGTGATCCGCCACATGCTCAACCTGGAGACGGTGGACACCTATGAGGGCACGCACGACATCCACACCCTGATCGTCGGGCGGCACCTGACGGGGGTGGGGGCACTGGAGTAG
- a CDS encoding magnesium transporter CorA family protein, translated as MIRAKTLSGTDLDWQGETEGVWVDAQAVTEPELARLRSAFPLNRLALEDALERGHWSRAEAYPEHAFITIRSFAQPVECEEFTERVSLFLFAGSVLTLSSGGTRALEAVWTLVGRESVNTAPEVVYELLDQTADTFFVLADALELRVEELEERVFTNVRANPVGQVFDLKHLLAQARRLGGDAREAVALFARHADGTAADLVRYRDVQDSFSRVSSRLDGLRDFLTSLLDLHLNLQSQRMNEVMRTLTAVSVIFLPLTFLAGVWGMNFHLIPELSWRYGYAFAWGSFLLVGGLLAYYFKRRGWW; from the coding sequence ATGATTCGCGCCAAGACCCTGAGCGGCACTGACCTCGACTGGCAGGGCGAAACCGAGGGTGTGTGGGTGGACGCGCAGGCCGTCACCGAGCCGGAACTCGCCCGGTTGCGCTCGGCCTTTCCCCTCAACCGCCTCGCGCTGGAGGACGCGCTGGAACGCGGCCACTGGAGCCGGGCGGAGGCCTACCCCGAGCACGCCTTCATCACCATCCGGTCCTTCGCGCAGCCGGTGGAGTGCGAGGAATTCACCGAGCGCGTCAGCCTCTTTCTGTTTGCGGGGTCGGTCCTCACCCTCAGCAGCGGGGGCACGCGGGCGCTGGAGGCGGTCTGGACCCTGGTGGGCCGCGAGAGCGTGAATACGGCGCCCGAGGTCGTGTACGAACTGCTCGACCAGACGGCGGACACCTTTTTCGTCCTCGCCGACGCCCTGGAATTGCGGGTGGAGGAGCTGGAGGAGCGGGTCTTCACCAATGTGCGCGCCAACCCGGTCGGGCAGGTGTTCGACCTCAAGCACCTGCTCGCCCAGGCCCGCCGCCTCGGCGGGGACGCCCGCGAGGCCGTCGCCCTGTTCGCCCGCCACGCCGACGGCACCGCCGCCGACCTCGTGCGCTACCGCGACGTGCAGGACTCCTTCAGCCGGGTGTCGAGCCGCCTGGACGGTCTGCGCGACTTCCTGACCAGCCTGCTCGACCTGCACCTGAACCTCCAGAGCCAGCGCATGAACGAGGTGATGCGGACCCTGACCGCCGTGAGCGTGATCTTCCTGCCCCTGACCTTTCTGGCGGGCGTGTGGGGCATGAACTTCCACCTCATCCCCGAGTTGTCGTGGCGCTACGGCTACGCCTTCGCCTGGGGGTCTTTCCTGCTCGTCGGCGGCCTGCTGGCGTACTACTTCAAGCGGCGCGGGTGGTGGTGA
- a CDS encoding fluoride efflux transporter FluC, producing MSGGLWLWLMLGGAAGAVCRQGVVLALAPLVLRTGFPLAVLLINVLGSFLLGLTVALVGRGVWPEAVRVAFGTGVLGAFTTFSTFSVEVDTLLGRGAVGLAALYAGLSVGLGVLAAVLGRHLGARL from the coding sequence GTGAGCGGCGGGCTGTGGCTGTGGTTGATGCTGGGGGGAGCGGCGGGGGCCGTGTGCCGTCAGGGGGTGGTGCTGGCCCTCGCGCCCCTCGTCCTGCGGACCGGGTTCCCGCTGGCGGTGCTCCTGATCAACGTGCTGGGCTCCTTTCTCCTGGGCCTGACCGTGGCGCTCGTTGGGCGCGGCGTGTGGCCGGAGGCGGTGCGGGTGGCCTTCGGCACCGGGGTGCTGGGCGCCTTCACGACCTTCTCGACCTTCAGCGTGGAGGTAGACACGCTGCTGGGCCGGGGCGCGGTCGGCCTCGCCGCGCTCTACGCGGGGCTGAGCGTGGGCCTGGGCGTCCTCGCGGCGGTGCTGGGCCGGCACCTGGGGGCGAGGCTATGA
- the xseA gene encoding exodeoxyribonuclease VII large subunit translates to MTGRKRKKSETTRPPEQFLDLADVLVYVGQVIARGVPGAVWVRAEIAALTDRRHLYLDLVQLEDGAEVAKCRATVWARERYALEGKFRRATGGTLTAGLKVLLFCTAEFHPQYGFSLNVLDVAPEFTLGDAALRLDALRETLVREGVYGRNRSLPAPTDFARVVVISPREAAGLGDFRRETDALEAAGVVEFLYLEATFQGREASASLTAAIAEARDAHGEEPLDALVVIRGGGAVTDLAWLNDLEVARALATFPAPVITGLGHARDDTLPDEVACIRTDTPSKAAGLIVRTVAAAAAQAQEDARTIRARARDVLINADAGARWILDRILGTARRQADAAHAETDALMRQALGLTPERTLARGYALVRDAGGTPITRATQVEVGQPLTLEFRDGTVGVRVTDKGER, encoded by the coding sequence ATGACCGGGCGCAAGCGGAAGAAGAGCGAGACCACCCGTCCCCCCGAGCAGTTTCTCGACCTGGCGGACGTGCTCGTGTACGTGGGGCAGGTCATCGCGCGGGGTGTGCCGGGGGCGGTCTGGGTCCGGGCGGAGATTGCCGCCCTCACCGACCGCCGCCACCTCTACCTCGACCTCGTGCAACTGGAGGACGGGGCCGAGGTCGCCAAGTGCCGGGCGACCGTCTGGGCGCGCGAGCGCTACGCCCTGGAGGGCAAGTTCCGCCGCGCGACGGGCGGCACGCTGACGGCGGGCCTCAAGGTGCTGCTCTTCTGCACGGCGGAGTTTCACCCCCAGTACGGCTTCTCGCTCAACGTGCTCGACGTGGCGCCCGAGTTCACGCTCGGCGACGCGGCCCTGCGGCTGGACGCCCTGCGCGAGACGCTGGTGCGCGAGGGCGTGTACGGGCGCAACCGCTCGCTCCCCGCCCCGACCGACTTTGCGCGGGTGGTCGTGATCAGTCCCCGGGAGGCGGCGGGCCTGGGCGACTTCCGCCGCGAGACGGACGCCCTGGAGGCCGCCGGGGTGGTCGAGTTCCTGTACCTGGAGGCGACCTTCCAGGGGCGGGAGGCCTCCGCGAGTCTGACGGCAGCCATCGCGGAAGCCCGGGACGCCCACGGGGAGGAGCCGCTCGACGCCCTCGTCGTCATCCGCGGGGGCGGGGCGGTGACCGACCTCGCCTGGCTCAACGACCTGGAGGTGGCCCGCGCGCTCGCCACCTTCCCCGCCCCCGTGATCACCGGCCTGGGCCACGCCCGCGACGACACCCTCCCCGACGAGGTCGCCTGCATCCGCACGGACACGCCCAGCAAGGCGGCGGGCCTGATCGTCCGCACAGTCGCCGCCGCCGCCGCCCAGGCGCAGGAGGACGCCCGCACCATCCGCGCCCGCGCCCGCGACGTGCTGATCAACGCGGACGCCGGGGCCAGGTGGATCCTCGACCGCATCCTGGGCACCGCCCGCCGCCAGGCCGACGCCGCCCACGCCGAGACCGACGCCCTGATGCGCCAAGCCCTGGGCCTCACCCCCGAACGGACGCTGGCGCGCGGCTACGCGCTGGTGCGGGACGCGGGGGGCACCCCCATCACCCGCGCCACCCAGGTCGAGGTGGGACAACCCCTCACGCTGGAATTCAGGGACGGGACCGTGGGCGTCCGGGTGACGGACAAGGGCGAGCGTTGA
- a CDS encoding copper amine oxidase N-terminal domain-containing protein encodes MPVPRLLPNPPRVPRPRGLLASGRLLLAALALGAAPAAALGAVQLTVSTDQTAASLNGQPVRYLAPPRLVNGRLMLPLRETAALLGQTLTETGGQMGLGRLTVDPAAGSATLGGVSQPGGNVATVDTTVYVGVRLLADALGANLNVDDGGRTVTLTALREGGNPLAPQARFSTDKTVYAPGERIIFTDYPFDPDGADITSRKWTGRQDAYFQPGTYTVTLQVTNSRGLQSQPYSRTIQVQGAAVDTPLSYALKYAEPGDRFADPLVSGYPALTALPVPGPSYPLLFSDSPEAPTQSGVLYQDTVSGRARLLAYHLNALGRPARLYILARNVEGRAVEVRTERLGETAPTRIEGLLGQVTLLDYFASAGGHVLNLAPGQSAAVYASPTLNPGSGVNVMQDLTASGRVELTFVMLEEGLPATAQVVQQIPYLQPDERHQRGTFPNAVRSLRVNLASLPARLVIGDGRVDPALDGVDRLTGRPQRLLGNYGVLYDLQVYGAGGTAVAFSPRGGLYRGAMNIEDGPVSQTIKLPRSGNALTPDQPVLLWRAQSDRLDIDFVPASGSSLPISLVFYPTRPQAGFGGVRKTYQP; translated from the coding sequence ATGCCGGTGCCCCGCCTTCTTCCCAACCCCCCCCGCGTGCCCCGCCCCCGAGGCCTTCTTGCGTCTGGCCGCCTGTTGCTCGCCGCCCTGGCCCTGGGGGCCGCACCCGCCGCCGCCCTGGGGGCGGTGCAGCTCACCGTCTCGACCGACCAGACGGCGGCCTCGCTCAACGGCCAGCCCGTGCGGTACCTCGCGCCGCCGCGGCTGGTGAACGGGCGCCTCATGCTGCCCCTGCGCGAGACCGCCGCGCTGCTGGGCCAGACCCTGACGGAGACGGGCGGGCAGATGGGGCTCGGACGCCTGACGGTGGACCCGGCGGCGGGCAGCGCCACGCTGGGGGGCGTGTCCCAGCCCGGGGGGAACGTCGCCACGGTGGACACCACGGTCTACGTCGGGGTCCGGCTCCTCGCCGACGCGCTGGGGGCCAACCTCAATGTGGACGACGGGGGGCGCACCGTCACCCTGACCGCGCTGCGCGAGGGGGGCAATCCCCTGGCCCCGCAGGCCCGCTTCTCCACCGACAAGACGGTGTACGCGCCGGGCGAGCGGATCATCTTCACCGACTACCCCTTCGACCCCGACGGCGCGGACATCACGAGCCGCAAGTGGACGGGGCGGCAGGACGCCTACTTCCAGCCGGGCACGTACACGGTCACCCTCCAGGTCACGAACAGCCGGGGCCTCCAGAGCCAGCCCTACAGCCGCACCATCCAGGTGCAGGGCGCGGCGGTCGATACCCCGCTGAGCTACGCCCTGAAGTACGCCGAGCCCGGCGACCGCTTCGCCGACCCGCTGGTCTCCGGCTACCCCGCCCTGACCGCCCTGCCCGTGCCCGGCCCGAGCTACCCGCTGCTCTTCAGCGACAGCCCCGAGGCCCCCACCCAGAGCGGCGTGCTGTACCAGGACACGGTGTCCGGGCGGGCACGGCTGCTCGCCTACCACCTCAACGCGCTGGGCCGCCCCGCCCGCCTGTACATCCTGGCGCGCAACGTCGAGGGCCGGGCGGTCGAGGTCCGCACCGAGCGGCTGGGCGAGACGGCTCCCACCCGCATCGAGGGGTTGCTGGGGCAGGTCACCCTGCTGGACTACTTCGCCAGCGCGGGCGGCCATGTCCTGAACCTCGCACCCGGGCAGAGCGCCGCCGTGTACGCCAGCCCCACCCTGAACCCCGGCAGCGGTGTGAACGTCATGCAGGACCTGACGGCCTCGGGGCGGGTGGAACTCACCTTCGTGATGCTGGAGGAGGGCCTGCCCGCCACCGCGCAGGTCGTGCAGCAGATTCCCTACCTCCAGCCCGACGAGCGGCACCAGCGAGGCACCTTCCCGAACGCCGTGCGGTCCCTGCGGGTGAACCTCGCCTCGCTCCCCGCCCGGCTGGTGATCGGGGACGGGCGGGTGGACCCGGCGCTGGACGGTGTGGACCGGCTGACGGGCCGTCCCCAGCGGTTGCTGGGCAATTACGGCGTCCTGTATGACCTCCAGGTGTACGGGGCGGGCGGAACCGCCGTCGCCTTCAGCCCGCGCGGGGGGCTGTACCGGGGCGCCATGAATATCGAGGACGGCCCGGTCTCCCAGACGATCAAGCTGCCCCGCAGCGGGAATGCGCTCACGCCCGACCAGCCTGTGTTGCTGTGGCGCGCACAGTCGGACCGGTTAGACATTGATTTTGTGCCTGCCAGCGGGAGTAGTTTGCCCATCAGCCTGGTCTTCTATCCCACCCGGCCACAGGCGGGCTTCGGGGGGGTGCGGAAGACGTATCAGCCCTGA
- a CDS encoding glycerol-3-phosphate acyltransferase, which produces MLALVVLVSYLLGSLVAGVLYSRALGADIRDRDLPGGSGTYRQHGLAAALGVTAFDVAKGVAAALLARWLTPDLTWPATLAVVLGHCYPVFFRFAGGGGIAPLMGALLVVAPVTLGGMLAAGLALIPLYKGTLQARLGLNAVPFATAVVVPLGMLLALRFGGLPDLLAGGAAMAVRALHLLRVEKRPA; this is translated from the coding sequence ATGCTCGCCCTGGTCGTCCTCGTCTCGTATCTGCTCGGCTCCCTGGTGGCGGGCGTGCTGTACTCGCGCGCCCTCGGGGCGGACATCCGTGACCGGGACCTGCCGGGCGGGAGCGGCACGTACCGCCAGCACGGCCTGGCGGCGGCGCTGGGCGTGACGGCCTTTGACGTTGCCAAGGGGGTGGCCGCCGCGCTCCTCGCCCGCTGGCTGACGCCGGACCTCACCTGGCCCGCCACGCTGGCGGTGGTGCTGGGGCACTGCTACCCGGTGTTCTTCCGTTTCGCGGGCGGGGGCGGCATCGCGCCGCTCATGGGGGCGCTGCTCGTCGTCGCGCCGGTCACGCTGGGCGGGATGCTCGCCGCCGGGCTGGCGCTGATCCCGCTGTACAAAGGCACCCTCCAGGCGCGGCTGGGGCTGAACGCCGTCCCCTTCGCCACCGCGGTGGTCGTCCCGCTCGGTATGCTGCTCGCGCTGCGCTTCGGCGGCCTGCCCGACCTGCTGGCGGGGGGCGCGGCGATGGCGGTGCGCGCCCTGCATCTGCTGCGGGTGGAGAAGCGGCCCGCATGA